Genomic window (Planktothrix serta PCC 8927):
AATATATCAACTGATTCACTCATGGAAATTGCCAAAGTCTCCGAAACAGGACAGATTATCATTCCACCAGAAATGCGGAAAATCTATAGCTTGGAGGTGGGGACAGAAATCATCTTGACTGATACAGGCAAAGGTATTTTAATTCAGCCCAAACCTCCTTTTTATCCTACTACTTTAAATGAAGTAGCGGGGTGTTTAAAGTATAACGGTTCACCCAAAACCTTAGAGGATATGGACGCGGCTATTAGCCAAGGCATTCAGGAGCAATGGCATGATTGCAGTTGATACCAATATTGTAGTTCGGCTTCTGACTCAAGATGATCCAGTCCAATATCAAAAAATTCTAGAACTTTTTCAAAACCCGGAAATCTTCATTTCCCACACCGTTATCCTAGAAACCGAATGGGTGCTGAGATTTGCTTATAAGTTTAAACGGAATCAAGTTTGTTCGGCTTTACGGAAACTTGTGGGATTACCAAATGTTTACTTAACTAACCCGATGTTAGTTCATCAAGCCCTACTCTGGCATGAAAATGGTTTGGATTTTGCCGATGCTTTACAAAGCCAGGGTGGGAGCGTGAAAGCCCACTGGCTTCAGCCGTGGGATGAAACGCGACGCAGGCACTTTTAAGTGCCGTCATCTACCAATTAATTTGTACCCAGTTATTAGATATTTATGTTATCATATTTTCCATGATCAAAGTAACTCGGACGATTAAATTAAAATTCTCAAAACTCAACCGTTGTAAAGCTCAAATGTTTGAGCAGATGACGGAAGAAAACACGCAGATTGCTAATAACCTGTTGTCATTGCCAATTAAAGAACGGCGTAAAATGACAACAGCTAAAATCATGTCCGAGTTAAAATCTGCCCTTGTTAACCAAGTTATCCGACATACCACATCCCCAACGGGTCGTAAAACTAAACAATATAAAGTTCTTCCCGTGGAAGTTAATAACCAAAACTGGAAGTTAACCCAGAAAGGTAATACTTATTCTATTAGTTTCCCGACCCTTAAAGGCGAAAAAAGAATCC
Coding sequences:
- a CDS encoding AbrB/MazE/SpoVT family DNA-binding domain-containing protein; translation: MEIAKVSETGQIIIPPEMRKIYSLEVGTEIILTDTGKGILIQPKPPFYPTTLNEVAGCLKYNGSPKTLEDMDAAISQGIQEQWHDCS
- a CDS encoding type II toxin-antitoxin system VapC family toxin, with translation MIAVDTNIVVRLLTQDDPVQYQKILELFQNPEIFISHTVILETEWVLRFAYKFKRNQVCSALRKLVGLPNVYLTNPMLVHQALLWHENGLDFADALQSQGGSVKAHWLQPWDETRRRHF